The following coding sequences are from one Bacteroidota bacterium window:
- a CDS encoding trypsin-like peptidase domain-containing protein has product MSFDNLSDRFLKDAAVFGPSALDEHIERLAKLIKAGKGPTRKEGETLLKQLRGERCFKAMLSVASLLGNNLSAMGRIYQAQALIEQENDDRLNLVRDNLKQIQQDLQAGKLDRDFHGIPTQQKEARRKIRSETLGLLGRLYKQEFVSAHARGEKDEAAQHLRDSMFYHQQGFELNEAWHGANLVALAWRADQENIALGRLKKAAVIAVELENKLSPAESLSPWKLAALAQAKMALGRWDEGLTLYRRYLQTLQTFAGAGAAFILMGDLRQLQEIWKIDQEGEGPRLSILHELSQRILTHPDGSVELTSDTLQSFTTEADSPSFNTSYQPEAIFDDDRNMYLYSVLEDLSCQAKAICRVRDRSANLRQKGGTGFLVHGEAIGASHNGPVLVTAAHVLATEEVYEAGTLVANEAEVFFETWKESEADCTFSIGKCIWESPPHAYDVSVWHVKDLPQDAQVVDVYQKANPYPRPNNNTNQYFGTVVPIGHPGGRSLTWTLGSNEVLDHDLHRDQGSPRVVHYKANTEGGSSGCPVFDRSGKVVSIHRAFTRNPIPGSPKNYSDGYSANEGIGIYSAARACRSSRNI; this is encoded by the coding sequence ATGTCTTTTGACAATTTAAGCGACCGTTTTCTGAAAGATGCTGCTGTCTTTGGGCCTAGCGCTTTGGACGAGCACATAGAGCGCCTGGCCAAACTTATTAAGGCAGGCAAAGGCCCGACAAGAAAAGAGGGAGAGACGCTCCTCAAGCAACTGCGTGGCGAGCGTTGTTTCAAGGCCATGCTCAGTGTGGCATCGTTGCTCGGCAACAATTTGTCAGCAATGGGACGCATTTATCAGGCACAAGCTCTGATAGAACAAGAAAATGATGACCGACTTAACCTTGTACGCGATAATCTCAAGCAAATTCAGCAAGACCTTCAAGCAGGCAAACTGGATAGAGATTTTCATGGCATTCCAACACAACAGAAGGAGGCTCGACGAAAAATACGCAGTGAAACTTTAGGCCTATTAGGCCGGCTCTATAAGCAAGAATTTGTATCTGCACATGCGCGGGGTGAAAAAGACGAGGCTGCACAACACCTCAGAGATTCCATGTTTTATCACCAACAAGGTTTTGAACTTAACGAAGCATGGCATGGCGCTAATCTTGTAGCACTTGCATGGCGCGCAGATCAAGAAAACATCGCACTGGGCCGGCTAAAAAAAGCTGCAGTGATCGCAGTTGAACTTGAGAATAAGTTGAGCCCTGCAGAGTCGCTCAGTCCATGGAAGCTCGCAGCACTGGCACAGGCCAAAATGGCATTGGGGCGATGGGATGAAGGCCTGACACTTTATCGACGCTATCTTCAAACGCTCCAGACCTTTGCTGGAGCTGGGGCAGCGTTCATTTTAATGGGCGATCTGCGGCAGCTTCAAGAAATATGGAAAATAGACCAAGAAGGTGAAGGCCCACGGCTTTCAATCCTTCACGAACTTTCCCAACGCATATTAACACACCCAGACGGTTCAGTCGAACTGACTTCTGATACCCTTCAAAGCTTTACGACTGAAGCAGACTCACCCTCTTTTAACACTTCCTATCAGCCCGAGGCGATATTTGATGATGATCGAAACATGTACCTCTACTCAGTACTGGAAGACCTCAGTTGTCAGGCCAAGGCTATTTGTCGCGTGCGCGACAGATCGGCTAACCTGAGACAAAAGGGAGGTACAGGTTTCCTTGTACATGGAGAAGCAATTGGGGCTTCACACAACGGCCCCGTTCTAGTTACAGCCGCCCATGTTTTGGCTACTGAAGAAGTCTATGAGGCAGGAACCCTTGTAGCCAATGAGGCTGAAGTCTTTTTTGAGACCTGGAAAGAAAGCGAAGCAGATTGCACATTCTCGATAGGCAAATGTATATGGGAATCTCCACCGCATGCATATGACGTTTCGGTATGGCATGTAAAAGATCTCCCTCAAGACGCCCAAGTTGTTGATGTATACCAAAAAGCCAATCCCTATCCCCGCCCAAACAACAATACGAATCAGTATTTTGGCACAGTCGTACCTATAGGTCATCCAGGTGGCCGCAGTCTTACTTGGACACTTGGAAGTAACGAGGTCCTGGATCACGACCTACATCGAGACCAAGGATCCCCTCGTGTTGTGCACTACAAGGCAAATACAGAAGGAGGAAGTTCAGGATGCCCGGTTTTTGATCGCAGTGGCAAAGTCGTTTCCATCCACCGCGCTTTCACCCGAAACCCAATCCCAGGCAGTCCTAAAAACTATTCTGATGGCTATAGCGCCAATGAAGGGATAGGAATTTACTCTGCTGCGAGGGCATGTAGATCATCAAGAAATATTTAG
- a CDS encoding DNA/RNA non-specific endonuclease — MSRQLEYISRSTKKYKESVEKLWETYRTDLPNKDESVLHVARGDVEPESIAGGYESPQFHEFEAIILAKLRPAYFIIDDLIKMSNSPVEEDDELVCAIVEQKEKLEKIARSVGRVDLFNHWSQRYAGTGWLIDDNIAVTNRHVARIFAETGWAGSYRFKKGTFNEEMEVRLDYARQHDCGMKRRADVLEVLYIAKAREADIAFLRVETRGDVEPIPLLEWSPSSGAPIAVIGYPAKDGGRNDPALMERLFGDVYDVKRFAPGYVVGTEENGVIVTSDYTSLGGNSGSPVIDLETGKAAALHFAGAFRDVNHAVAADIVAAARARIVTKITVKTPKKEPSSVKTAFENREGYQASFLGDGELAVPLPSLGPWASDVAPVSDDENNILKYRHFSVFQSATRRLPLMTAVNIDGEKAFKLKRKGSWRLDKRIAKTHQVGNAIYVNNPLDKGHLVRRMDPGWGKTQKEAMEGETDTFHYTVCAPQHSNLNQREWLGLEDYILEATRTKGFKASVFTGPVFRDEDKTLRNQPGAEDIAIPEEFWKIAVIVNAETGKLSATGYILSHGKMIRNLTEAAFVYGEYETYQVQIAKIESETGLDFGKLRDADPLGPVLDVEAPFDAVIRRISGPDTLKLA, encoded by the coding sequence ATGAGCCGGCAGCTTGAATACATTAGTCGCTCTACAAAGAAGTACAAAGAATCCGTAGAGAAACTCTGGGAAACCTATCGCACCGACTTACCCAACAAAGACGAGAGCGTCCTACACGTTGCCAGAGGTGATGTGGAGCCTGAGAGCATTGCTGGGGGGTATGAAAGCCCGCAATTCCATGAATTTGAAGCCATAATCCTGGCAAAGTTGCGCCCAGCCTATTTCATCATTGATGACTTAATCAAGATGAGCAATAGCCCGGTTGAAGAAGATGACGAACTGGTTTGCGCCATTGTAGAGCAGAAAGAAAAACTGGAAAAAATCGCCCGTAGTGTGGGCCGCGTTGACCTCTTCAACCATTGGAGCCAGCGTTACGCCGGTACCGGCTGGCTAATAGACGACAACATAGCTGTAACAAACCGCCATGTAGCACGCATTTTTGCCGAAACGGGATGGGCAGGTAGTTACCGATTCAAGAAAGGGACTTTCAACGAAGAGATGGAAGTACGACTTGACTACGCGCGACAGCATGACTGCGGTATGAAACGGCGTGCAGATGTTCTTGAAGTGCTGTATATCGCAAAAGCCAGAGAAGCCGATATCGCATTTCTTAGGGTAGAAACGAGGGGTGATGTAGAACCAATCCCGTTGCTTGAATGGTCTCCGAGTTCTGGTGCACCTATCGCGGTGATCGGTTATCCTGCCAAGGATGGTGGGCGTAATGATCCTGCACTAATGGAACGCTTATTTGGTGATGTATATGATGTCAAGCGGTTTGCCCCAGGCTATGTTGTAGGAACAGAAGAAAACGGCGTAATAGTAACAAGCGACTACACATCTCTGGGCGGAAATTCAGGGTCACCAGTTATAGACCTCGAGACGGGCAAAGCCGCCGCCCTCCATTTTGCAGGTGCATTTCGTGATGTAAATCATGCTGTTGCCGCCGATATTGTCGCTGCCGCTAGGGCAAGAATTGTCACAAAGATTACTGTTAAAACTCCTAAGAAAGAGCCTTCTTCAGTCAAAACTGCTTTTGAAAATCGCGAGGGGTATCAGGCCAGTTTCTTAGGTGACGGAGAACTTGCAGTGCCGTTACCCAGCCTCGGCCCCTGGGCGTCTGATGTCGCACCCGTTTCGGACGATGAAAATAATATTCTTAAGTACCGCCACTTCTCCGTTTTCCAATCCGCAACGAGACGTTTACCGCTTATGACAGCGGTTAATATAGATGGAGAAAAAGCATTCAAACTTAAGCGGAAGGGAAGTTGGCGTCTCGACAAACGTATTGCAAAAACACATCAAGTTGGCAATGCCATCTACGTCAATAATCCGCTTGACAAAGGGCACTTGGTCCGCAGAATGGACCCGGGCTGGGGTAAAACCCAGAAAGAAGCGATGGAAGGCGAAACAGACACCTTCCATTATACGGTCTGTGCGCCACAGCACTCAAACCTAAACCAAAGAGAATGGCTGGGCCTTGAAGACTATATCCTTGAAGCCACCAGGACAAAAGGTTTCAAGGCTAGCGTATTTACCGGTCCTGTATTCAGAGACGAGGACAAAACACTCCGTAACCAACCCGGTGCCGAGGACATAGCAATCCCAGAAGAATTCTGGAAAATAGCGGTAATAGTGAATGCGGAAACAGGGAAACTGAGCGCAACTGGATACATCCTCTCCCATGGTAAAATGATTCGTAATCTTACAGAGGCTGCCTTTGTCTACGGAGAATACGAAACCTACCAGGTGCAAATCGCCAAAATAGAATCAGAAACCGGGCTAGACTTTGGAAAATTGCGAGATGCCGACCCGCTCGGCCCGGTCCTCGATGTTGAAGCACCGTTCGATGCGGTCATACGCCGCATCTCAGGCCCAGACACTCTTAAGCTCGCATAG